A region from the Campylobacter blaseri genome encodes:
- a CDS encoding AAA family ATPase — MYFWEKSELENKLIIIDSIRDFMRGDMTKDKDVIPVLENLKSLRSKGATVIFLHHQTKQKMEKMIKHIKVQLHLKIVLMKLIFWKIKQQVIIIFCIISF, encoded by the coding sequence ATTTACTTTTGGGAAAAATCAGAACTAGAAAATAAGCTTATTATTATTGATAGTATTAGAGATTTTATGAGAGGAGATATGACAAAAGATAAAGATGTTATACCAGTTTTAGAAAATTTAAAATCTTTAAGAAGTAAAGGAGCTACAGTAATATTTCTTCATCATCAAACAAAACAAAAAATGGAGAAAATGATAAAACATATAAAGGTGCAACTTCATTTGAAGATAGTGTTGATGAAGCTTATTTTTTGGAAAATAAAACAGCAAGTTATAATAATTTTTTGTATAATATCATTTTAA
- a CDS encoding tyrosine-type recombinase/integrase, with protein sequence MINRINLHIMPSLENMDVKNIKSTMLRDLLNPLFNRDNPSKSRLETIHRTIRDLKTIFSFALRDGYITIDPTIGLANDFPTSYSFAKNRGVDTRLPAIIDESVLKEFLIDLKNDNSMDLQTKRAVYLQILTTNRPINTAEAKWKDIDLENKIWTISAEEMKTNIKHTIGLSSYVVDILKEQYQYSKNSKFVFPSVIAKDGHIHRDAISKAMRNLGYKDKYKNRVTAHGFRATFKTICTLNLAELLKIGITREVIEGCLAHKEHNKIIEAYQREKTTINNKIKLMQWYGDYLNKLEGI encoded by the coding sequence ATGATAAATAGAATAAATCTACATATAATGCCGTCTTTAGAAAACATGGATGTTAAAAACATTAAATCAACTATGCTCAGAGATCTTTTAAATCCATTGTTTAATAGAGATAATCCGAGCAAATCAAGATTAGAAACAATCCATAGGACAATTAGAGATTTAAAAACTATCTTTAGCTTTGCATTAAGGGATGGCTATATAACGATTGATCCAACTATTGGACTAGCTAACGATTTTCCAACTTCATATAGTTTTGCCAAAAATCGTGGTGTTGATACTAGATTACCTGCAATTATAGATGAGAGTGTATTGAAAGAATTTTTAATTGATTTAAAAAATGACAATTCTATGGATTTGCAAACTAAAAGAGCGGTTTATCTACAAATTTTAACCACAAATAGACCAATAAATACAGCTGAAGCAAAATGGAAAGATATAGATTTGGAAAATAAAATATGGACTATATCAGCTGAAGAGATGAAAACAAATATTAAACATACTATCGGACTTAGTAGCTATGTTGTAGACATTTTAAAAGAGCAATATCAATATAGTAAAAATAGTAAATTTGTTTTTCCAAGTGTTATAGCTAAAGATGGGCATATTCATAGAGATGCTATTAGTAAAGCTATGAGAAATTTGGGCTATAAGGATAAATATAAAAATAGAGTAACTGCTCATGGTTTTAGGGCAACATTTAAAACAATATGCACTTTAAATTTAGCAGAACTTTTAAAAATTGGTATAACAAGGGAGGTGATAGAGGGCTGTTTAGCACATAAAGAACATAATAAAATTATTGAGGCTTATCAACGAGAGAAAACAACTATTAATAATAAGATTAAGCTTATGCAATGGTATGGAGATTATTTAAATAAATTAGAAGGAATATAA
- a CDS encoding integrase arm-type DNA-binding domain-containing protein, producing MANKSSVYLTDKDIRNLEIKPKRYKKAVGEPKELYIWVNLKGSKIFFIKYKDKFNKEKSIRVDEFREGIYSVNEARRDIRTILNKISNGKTLQEIKNKNSDKYIFKNLFYRYIDIKKDKVSENYLKKNDK from the coding sequence ATGGCAAACAAATCAAGTGTATATTTAACCGATAAAGATATTAGAAATTTGGAGATTAAACCAAAAAGATATAAAAAAGCTGTTGGTGAGCCAAAAGAACTTTATATATGGGTAAATCTCAAAGGAAGCAAAATATTTTTTATAAAGTATAAAGATAAATTTAATAAAGAAAAATCTATAAGAGTAGATGAGTTTAGAGAAGGTATATATAGTGTCAATGAGGCAAGAAGAGATATAAGAACTATTTTAAACAAAATATCCAATGGTAAAACACTTCAAGAGATTAAAAATAAAAATAGTGATAAATATATATTTAAAAATCTTTTCTATAGATACATTGATATAAAAAAAGATAAAGTTAGCGAAAACTATCTAAAAAAAAATGATAAATAG
- a CDS encoding tetratricopeptide repeat protein gives MRKTLFFLFFTSISLVAHPGMTNPKTANDSNSTRDFFNEGKAAFADQKYEKSRRIWEDLCQNKQDGTACTNLAYLYDNGLGFAADKKKAIELYIKGCEYKDATGCSNLGMSYFKGDGVDVDFTKAVEYFQKGCDLGHGFSCAQVGYQYEYGDGVRQSPKKAFDYYEKSCDLNYAEGCKNLGVLYVNGLGVDVNYIKAHELFAKACNLADETACKYETRIKKEMQQENK, from the coding sequence ATGAGAAAAACTTTATTCTTTTTATTTTTTACTAGTATAAGCTTAGTAGCTCATCCAGGAATGACAAACCCAAAAACAGCCAATGATTCCAATTCTACTAGAGATTTTTTTAACGAAGGAAAAGCAGCATTTGCTGATCAAAAATATGAAAAATCTAGAAGAATTTGGGAAGATTTATGCCAAAACAAACAAGATGGAACAGCTTGTACAAATTTAGCATATCTATATGATAATGGGCTTGGTTTTGCAGCAGATAAGAAAAAAGCTATAGAGCTCTACATTAAAGGTTGTGAATACAAAGACGCAACAGGTTGCTCAAATTTAGGCATGTCTTACTTTAAGGGCGATGGAGTTGATGTGGATTTTACTAAAGCTGTAGAATACTTTCAAAAAGGATGTGATTTAGGACATGGTTTTTCTTGTGCGCAAGTTGGATATCAGTACGAATATGGAGATGGTGTAAGACAAAGCCCTAAAAAAGCTTTTGATTACTACGAAAAATCATGTGATTTGAATTATGCTGAGGGCTGTAAAAACTTAGGTGTTTTATATGTAAATGGTTTAGGTGTAGACGTGAATTACATCAAAGCACATGAACTTTTTGCAAAAGCGTGCAATTTAGCTGATGAAACTGCTTGTAAATATGAAACAAGAATAAAAAAAGAAATGCAACAAGAGAATAAATAA
- the ruvB gene encoding Holliday junction branch migration DNA helicase RuvB — MDRIVEIEKVSFEKEYEVSLRPSSFYEYIGQEKIKQNLKIFIEAAKKREESLDHVLFYGPPGLGKTTLAHIISNQMNSNIKITAAPMIEKSGDLAAILTNLEEGDVLFIDEIHRLSSAIEEILYPAMEDFRLDIIIGSGPAAQTIKLDIPKFTLIGATTRAGMISAPLRDRFGISFRLQFYSSEELAKIVQKASIKLNKKADKNAALEIAKRSRGTPRIALRLLKRIRDFADVNNEEVISQQRAKNSLDSLGVNELGFDEMDIKYLSTLFEANKRPMGLSTIAAALSEDEGTIEDVIEPYLIANGYIQRTAKGRIASYKSYEALGQSYDKGLFDEN; from the coding sequence ATGGATAGAATTGTTGAGATAGAAAAAGTAAGCTTTGAAAAAGAGTATGAGGTAAGTCTAAGACCTAGTAGTTTTTATGAATACATAGGTCAAGAAAAAATAAAACAAAATCTTAAAATATTCATTGAAGCTGCCAAAAAAAGAGAAGAGAGTTTGGATCATGTACTTTTCTATGGTCCTCCAGGTCTTGGTAAAACAACACTTGCTCATATAATCTCAAATCAAATGAACTCTAATATAAAAATTACAGCTGCACCTATGATTGAAAAAAGTGGGGATTTAGCTGCAATTTTAACAAACCTAGAAGAAGGTGATGTTTTATTTATAGATGAAATTCACCGTCTAAGCTCAGCAATTGAAGAGATTTTATACCCTGCTATGGAAGATTTTAGACTTGATATTATTATAGGAAGTGGTCCTGCTGCCCAAACCATAAAACTAGATATTCCTAAATTTACCTTAATTGGTGCAACTACAAGAGCTGGAATGATAAGCGCACCTTTAAGAGATAGATTTGGGATATCTTTTAGACTTCAATTTTATAGCTCAGAAGAGTTAGCTAAAATCGTTCAAAAAGCATCAATTAAGTTAAATAAAAAAGCGGATAAAAATGCTGCTTTAGAGATAGCAAAAAGAAGTCGTGGAACCCCTAGGATAGCCCTTAGACTTTTAAAAAGAATTAGAGATTTTGCTGATGTGAATAATGAAGAGGTTATATCGCAACAAAGAGCCAAAAACTCTCTTGATAGCTTAGGCGTAAACGAGCTTGGTTTTGATGAGATGGATATAAAATACCTAAGCACGCTTTTTGAAGCCAACAAACGCCCAATGGGGCTTAGCACAATAGCAGCAGCTCTAAGTGAAGATGAGGGAACAATTGAGGATGTAATAGAGCCATATCTAATTGCAAATGGATATATCCAAAGAACTGCAAAAGGTAGAATTGCAAGCTATAAAAGTTATGAAGCCTTAGGGCAAAGTTATGACAAAGGACTTTTTGATGAAAACTAG
- a CDS encoding AI-2E family transporter: MKTSKWFFISFILFVFCWVIYLFKPFLMTFSIGILLALSTSNIHQKILNLTKQKSLLSACLTTLTACLLFLVPFSYAISKLAIYGANIQFQDIKDILLTIKNYDYPIPDSLSFILPEFDNIFSSVNINKIASKSLEYASNIGKSSVNFIVDMGLILIFYFITNLYINQIIEYVKTYIPMEGEQFDYIFDQTSNTMSVVLYTTILNSVFQGFLFGAMVIFFGYDGFLLGILYAFACLIPIVGGGLVFVPVAIYELAKGDLIGGIFILSYSIIVVAFLADNIVKPFITKFINSKLVKEPANINEIIIFFAMLAGISTFGFWGIILGPAITTLFVATLKTYHNLKQSNQI; the protein is encoded by the coding sequence ATGAAAACTAGTAAGTGGTTTTTTATCTCTTTTATACTATTTGTATTTTGCTGGGTAATCTACCTATTTAAACCATTTTTAATGACTTTTTCAATAGGTATTTTACTAGCACTCTCTACTTCCAATATACACCAAAAAATACTAAATTTAACAAAACAAAAAAGTCTTTTATCAGCATGCTTAACCACTTTAACAGCTTGTTTGCTGTTTTTAGTGCCATTTTCTTATGCTATATCCAAGCTTGCAATCTATGGAGCAAATATTCAATTTCAAGATATTAAAGACATACTACTAACCATTAAAAACTATGACTACCCTATTCCTGATAGCTTGAGCTTTATATTGCCAGAATTTGATAATATTTTTAGCTCTGTAAATATAAATAAGATTGCATCAAAAAGTTTAGAATATGCATCAAATATAGGGAAATCAAGTGTAAATTTTATAGTTGATATGGGTCTTATTTTAATTTTTTATTTTATTACAAACCTATACATAAATCAAATTATTGAATATGTAAAAACCTATATACCAATGGAGGGCGAACAGTTTGACTATATATTTGATCAGACATCGAATACAATGAGCGTAGTTTTATACACAACAATTTTAAACTCTGTATTCCAAGGATTCTTGTTTGGAGCCATGGTGATATTTTTTGGATACGATGGGTTTTTACTTGGTATATTATATGCTTTTGCTTGTTTAATACCAATTGTAGGCGGTGGTTTAGTTTTTGTGCCTGTAGCCATTTATGAGCTAGCAAAAGGAGATTTGATAGGTGGTATTTTTATACTTTCATATTCTATAATAGTTGTGGCATTTTTAGCAGATAATATAGTAAAACCATTTATAACTAAATTTATAAATTCAAAACTTGTAAAAGAACCTGCAAACATAAATGAGATAATTATATTTTTTGCAATGCTAGCTGGGATTTCAACATTTGGTTTTTGGGGAATTATCTTAGGCCCTGCTATAACTACTCTATTTGTAGCGACACTAAAAACATATCACAACCTAAAACAAAGCAATCAAATTTAA